In one Hyphomicrobium sp. 99 genomic region, the following are encoded:
- the scpB gene encoding SMC-Scp complex subunit ScpB: MVPPRLTLVSDNTREKGETAPSDDAEAARDSGPSSPLSDPDSAIDHLSKSAGREKLRRLEAMLFASSQPLDAKSLARCLDANDDVHSLLIALQAEYKDRGVVLVRVAGRWQFRTADDLSFLLERQQKEERKLSKAAQETLAIIAYHQPVTRAEIEDIRGVSTSPGTLDVLMETGWIRPRGRRRAPGRPLTYGTTEDFLIHFGLDNIKDLPGLADLKAAGLLDANLPPGFTVPSPTDVAALMPDELPLTDDGDEEEEEQKVLPLDHDGEEPDEEEDGAKKEGED, from the coding sequence ATGGTTCCGCCGAGACTGACGCTAGTGTCGGACAATACGCGCGAGAAAGGTGAAACGGCTCCAAGCGACGACGCAGAAGCGGCGCGCGACAGTGGACCGTCCTCTCCGCTAAGCGACCCCGACTCCGCCATCGACCACCTTTCGAAAAGCGCTGGGCGCGAGAAATTGCGCCGCCTCGAAGCGATGCTTTTTGCGTCATCCCAGCCGCTCGACGCCAAGTCGCTGGCCCGCTGCCTCGACGCCAACGATGACGTCCATTCCCTGCTGATCGCGCTGCAAGCCGAATACAAAGATCGCGGCGTTGTGCTCGTCCGCGTCGCGGGCCGCTGGCAGTTCCGCACCGCTGACGATCTCTCGTTTCTGCTCGAACGTCAGCAGAAGGAAGAGCGGAAGCTCTCGAAGGCGGCGCAAGAGACGCTGGCGATCATCGCCTATCACCAGCCCGTCACCCGGGCCGAGATCGAAGACATCAGAGGCGTATCGACCTCGCCCGGCACGCTCGACGTGCTGATGGAAACCGGTTGGATTCGTCCGCGCGGACGCCGCAGGGCGCCGGGCCGGCCACTGACCTACGGAACGACCGAGGACTTCCTCATCCATTTCGGCCTCGACAATATCAAGGATCTGCCGGGCCTCGCCGATCTCAAGGCCGCGGGCCTTCTCGACGCCAACCTGCCGCCAGGGTTTACCGTGCCATCGCCGACGGATGTTGCCGCGCTCATGCCGGATGAGCTTCCGCTGACAGATGACGGCGATGAGGAGGAAGAAGAGCAGAAAGTGCTCCCCCTGGACCACGACGGCGAAGAGCCGGACGAAGAGGAAGACGGCGCCAAGAAAGAGGGCGAAGACTGA
- the nagZ gene encoding beta-N-acetylhexosaminidase: MVASLIVGLSGVALTDDERRFYRDVQPAGVILFGRNVADTEQLKRLVEDVRDAVGRQNFLVLIDQEGGRVQRLRPPIARSLPPAAAYAELYARDPEGAKRAAFAVAQLTGEELRAFGITMNCAPVADLPVEGAHEIISDRAYGSTVAEVVALARAVADGYLASGVVPVIKHIPGHGRATADSHLALPVVATPRETLSETDFVPFKALSTIPAAMTAHVVYSAIDAENPASTSAIVTRDIIRGEIGFDNLLMSDDLSMKALSGPMRARAQAVIAAGSDLALHCNGDLDEMRAATEGVPPLEGRAAERFEQACACIGQIEPYDRGEALQLLAGLLGQQTPVV; encoded by the coding sequence ATGGTCGCAAGCCTCATTGTTGGCCTCTCTGGCGTCGCCTTGACGGACGACGAGCGTCGTTTCTACCGCGACGTCCAACCCGCCGGAGTGATCCTGTTCGGCCGCAACGTCGCCGACACGGAACAGTTGAAGCGGCTGGTAGAAGACGTCCGCGACGCTGTCGGCCGACAGAATTTTCTCGTCCTGATTGACCAGGAAGGCGGCCGCGTCCAGCGCCTGAGACCGCCGATCGCACGATCCCTTCCGCCCGCCGCCGCCTATGCCGAACTCTACGCTCGCGATCCTGAAGGCGCGAAGCGCGCAGCCTTCGCCGTGGCACAGCTGACGGGCGAGGAGCTTCGGGCGTTCGGCATAACGATGAACTGCGCGCCGGTCGCCGACCTCCCCGTAGAAGGGGCCCACGAGATCATCAGCGACCGCGCCTATGGCTCGACCGTAGCAGAGGTCGTCGCACTGGCACGGGCCGTCGCTGACGGCTATCTCGCGAGCGGTGTCGTTCCGGTGATCAAACATATCCCGGGTCACGGCCGGGCGACGGCCGACAGCCATCTCGCATTGCCCGTCGTTGCAACCCCACGCGAAACGCTGTCAGAAACGGACTTCGTGCCGTTCAAGGCGCTTTCGACCATCCCAGCCGCGATGACAGCCCACGTCGTCTATTCGGCGATCGATGCGGAAAATCCCGCCAGCACCTCGGCAATCGTGACGAGGGACATCATCCGCGGCGAGATCGGCTTCGATAACCTTCTGATGAGCGACGATCTCAGCATGAAGGCCTTGAGCGGGCCGATGCGCGCCCGCGCCCAAGCCGTCATTGCCGCAGGGTCCGACCTCGCGCTCCACTGCAACGGCGATCTCGACGAAATGCGCGCAGCCACGGAAGGCGTGCCCCCGCTCGAAGGGCGCGCCGCGGAAAGATTTGAGCAAGCCTGCGCTTGCATTGGCCAGATCGAACCTTACGATAGGGGGGAGGCTCTACAACTCCTCGCAGGCCTCCTGGGCCAGCAGACTCCGGTTGTCTGA
- a CDS encoding SPOR domain-containing protein, with the protein MSSQNAFPGPNASRLAARPNAQANNTQPPWVNPQATAGRPQQQHPDNGNGWPGHQQPAPANPSFPQPGFGAHAPEQQSAFGQWSELQPTQAPNRGNYGGYQQQTVAEQPDPYAPQFEPYVPPSRPSFAPQQPAQSYGNQQQQPAPQWPARDLDPHGFDNGGYAAPGFAPQPARQQAAHAQPTFGQQQYHENELSAADWAGPHDTFAPDSYQQNRGDAHLGFGQAEGGEVEPVYAEEDLEYEDEEEAPRGRRPLMIVAALIGAIVIGGGMAYGYKKISGVANPQGDPPVIKSAEFPSKTKPADAGGKQFPYSDTKIMGRLGDGTSSAQADEANNSQGAAPENSDNQANASPSEDSSGARKVSTLVVGRDGSIQAPPPAPEPERAPPPGDTGVPGTSLVDFGQHQGMGIQPPVAVVSGPPVRPTPLNAEPAPAAAAVSAKKVKPVKIAKVNSVDTTGSVDDAAEAPPAVPTKKLKKVARAQPTVETDATADAPPVVASSGGGAGFVAVLASIPRSGTSRIDALKRFADMQQKYGSALAGKTPDVASATLTKGAYDRLVVGPPGSREEASNVCSQLKAQGYKDCWVTSY; encoded by the coding sequence ATGTCCTCGCAGAACGCATTTCCCGGGCCGAACGCCAGCAGGCTGGCTGCCCGCCCCAATGCGCAGGCGAACAACACTCAGCCGCCCTGGGTCAATCCACAGGCGACGGCGGGCCGTCCGCAGCAACAGCACCCGGATAATGGCAATGGCTGGCCGGGCCACCAGCAGCCCGCACCGGCAAATCCGAGCTTCCCGCAGCCGGGATTCGGCGCTCACGCTCCCGAGCAGCAATCGGCCTTCGGTCAGTGGAGCGAGCTTCAGCCGACGCAAGCCCCGAATCGCGGAAATTATGGCGGCTATCAGCAGCAAACCGTTGCTGAACAACCAGACCCTTATGCACCGCAGTTCGAACCCTACGTGCCCCCGTCACGGCCGAGCTTCGCCCCGCAGCAGCCGGCTCAGAGCTACGGAAACCAACAGCAGCAACCGGCGCCTCAATGGCCGGCCCGCGATCTTGACCCGCACGGGTTTGATAACGGCGGCTACGCCGCGCCGGGCTTTGCTCCGCAGCCCGCCCGGCAGCAGGCGGCGCATGCACAGCCCACGTTTGGGCAGCAGCAGTATCATGAGAACGAACTGAGCGCCGCCGATTGGGCCGGCCCTCACGACACTTTCGCCCCTGACTCCTACCAGCAGAATCGCGGTGACGCCCATCTTGGCTTCGGCCAGGCCGAAGGCGGCGAAGTCGAGCCCGTCTATGCCGAGGAAGACCTCGAATACGAAGACGAGGAAGAGGCCCCGCGCGGCCGCCGCCCGCTGATGATCGTGGCGGCTCTGATCGGCGCCATCGTGATCGGCGGCGGCATGGCATACGGCTATAAGAAGATTTCGGGCGTAGCCAATCCGCAGGGTGACCCGCCTGTCATCAAGAGCGCGGAATTCCCCTCGAAGACGAAGCCCGCCGATGCAGGCGGCAAGCAGTTTCCCTATTCCGACACGAAGATCATGGGCCGTCTCGGCGACGGCACGTCGTCGGCTCAAGCGGACGAGGCGAACAATTCCCAGGGCGCCGCGCCGGAGAACTCCGACAACCAGGCGAACGCATCGCCGAGCGAAGATAGCAGCGGCGCGCGGAAAGTTTCGACCCTCGTCGTCGGCCGCGACGGCTCCATCCAAGCACCGCCGCCCGCTCCCGAGCCGGAACGTGCGCCCCCGCCGGGTGACACCGGCGTTCCAGGTACGTCGCTTGTCGACTTCGGCCAGCATCAGGGCATGGGAATACAGCCTCCCGTCGCCGTCGTGAGCGGACCGCCCGTACGGCCGACGCCGTTGAACGCAGAGCCGGCGCCGGCCGCGGCAGCCGTCTCGGCAAAGAAGGTGAAGCCCGTCAAGATCGCAAAGGTCAACTCGGTCGACACAACCGGCAGCGTTGATGACGCCGCTGAAGCGCCTCCTGCCGTCCCGACCAAGAAACTGAAGAAGGTCGCCCGCGCCCAGCCGACGGTCGAAACGGACGCCACGGCGGATGCTCCGCCGGTCGTCGCGTCGTCGGGAGGAGGAGCCGGGTTCGTCGCGGTGCTTGCGTCCATTCCTCGTTCCGGAACAAGCCGCATCGATGCTCTGAAGCGCTTCGCCGACATGCAGCAGAAGTACGGAAGTGCGCTCGCTGGCAAAACGCCGGACGTCGCCTCCGCCACCCTGACGAAGGGCGCCTACGATCGCCTGGTTGTCGGGCCGCCCGGATCGCGCGAAGAGGCGAGCAATGTTTGCTCGCAGCTGAAGGCGCAAGGGTACAAAGATTGCTGGGTGACCTCCTACTGA
- the tatB gene encoding Sec-independent protein translocase protein TatB, translated as MFDISWSELLILGIVTLVFVGPKELPVFMRTLGRYAGIVRRHANEFKGQFDAAMREAELDSMRKEVEQMQSSINSEVMKAKTAIHDASTASNIEPNASTPPAASSPPLPAPPMPAPPSALPPSPEVIASPEKSSATAERTES; from the coding sequence ATGTTTGATATCAGCTGGAGCGAGCTTCTGATCCTTGGGATCGTGACGCTGGTTTTCGTCGGCCCGAAGGAACTGCCGGTCTTCATGCGGACGCTCGGCCGCTACGCTGGGATCGTGCGCCGCCATGCCAACGAGTTCAAAGGCCAATTCGATGCCGCCATGCGCGAAGCCGAGCTCGACTCGATGCGCAAGGAAGTCGAGCAGATGCAAAGCTCGATCAACTCGGAAGTCATGAAAGCGAAGACGGCGATCCACGACGCCAGCACGGCATCGAACATAGAGCCGAACGCCAGCACCCCGCCGGCTGCATCTTCGCCTCCGCTACCCGCGCCTCCGATGCCCGCACCACCTTCAGCTCTGCCGCCGTCGCCCGAGGTGATTGCGTCGCCCGAGAAATCTTCTGCCACCGCAGAGCGGACGGAGTCCTAG
- a CDS encoding ScpA family protein translates to MDETATQGESGDSGWDVSGLENMPAEGEAFVVDIEGFEGPLDLLLALARTQKVDLTKISILALVEQYLGFIAEAQRLKLELAADYLVMAAWLAYLKSRLLLPKEKDTADTTTAEELAQRLSFRLMRLEAMRDKAAILLTRRRLDQDVFARGAPEHVKVTRDTTYTATVYDLLKAYADQRKRTIRVVHVVKARRVWSIKEARTRLERLVGATEGDWAQLDLFLEQYLPRNEEERSALASSFGATLEMAREGLIELRQDEPFAPIYMRKREAGATWEKIG, encoded by the coding sequence ATGGACGAGACGGCAACGCAAGGCGAAAGCGGAGATTCCGGCTGGGACGTCTCGGGCCTTGAGAACATGCCGGCCGAGGGCGAAGCCTTCGTCGTCGACATCGAGGGCTTCGAAGGCCCGCTCGACCTCTTGCTGGCGCTCGCCCGCACCCAGAAGGTCGATCTGACGAAGATCTCGATCCTCGCGCTCGTCGAGCAGTATCTGGGGTTCATTGCCGAGGCGCAGCGCTTGAAGCTCGAACTCGCCGCTGACTACCTCGTGATGGCGGCTTGGCTCGCATATCTCAAATCGCGCCTTCTGCTGCCGAAGGAAAAGGACACAGCCGACACCACGACGGCTGAAGAGTTGGCGCAGCGTCTGTCGTTCCGCCTGATGCGGCTCGAGGCGATGCGCGACAAGGCGGCGATATTGCTGACAAGGCGGCGTCTCGACCAGGATGTCTTTGCGCGCGGCGCTCCGGAGCACGTCAAGGTCACACGTGACACGACCTACACCGCGACGGTCTACGATCTGCTCAAAGCCTACGCCGACCAGAGGAAGCGCACTATCCGCGTTGTCCATGTCGTCAAGGCGCGGCGCGTCTGGTCGATCAAGGAAGCGCGGACACGCCTCGAAAGGCTGGTCGGAGCAACGGAAGGCGACTGGGCGCAGCTCGATCTTTTCCTCGAGCAATACCTGCCGCGAAATGAAGAAGAGCGTTCGGCACTTGCAAGTTCGTTCGGCGCGACCCTCGAGATGGCCCGCGAGGGGCTGATCGAGCTTCGCCAGGATGAGCCGTTCGCTCCGATTTATATGCGCAAACGCGAAGCTGGAGCGACTTGGGAAAAGATCGGCTAG
- a CDS encoding twin-arginine translocase TatA/TatE family subunit: MGFSAQHILLLLVIALLLFGRGKISELMGDVAKGIKSFKKGMAEDEEPVVKPAPRTIENEAINPDRTKVG, encoded by the coding sequence ATGGGTTTTAGCGCGCAACATATTCTCCTCCTCCTGGTCATTGCTCTGCTGCTTTTTGGCCGCGGCAAGATTTCGGAGTTGATGGGCGACGTCGCCAAGGGCATCAAGAGTTTCAAGAAGGGCATGGCCGAGGACGAAGAGCCTGTGGTCAAGCCTGCGCCGCGTACGATCGAGAACGAAGCTATCAATCCGGACCGCACCAAGGTCGGATGA